AACGCACTTCGCGCACACCCTCAACGGAACCGCGATCGCCTTGAGCCGTGGTTTGATCGCCGTACTGGAAAACTATCAGCAGGCCGACGGGACGATCGAAGTGCCAGAAGTGCTGCGACCATTCATGGGCATCGACAAGATCGGTCCGCGTTAATCGTCATCGCATCAGGGAGGCAAGAATCTTGGCATCACCCAAGCTAGAACTGCCTCCCTGGTGGGCATGGCCGCTGATCGTACTGATGTTTCCAGTCGCGGTCGTCGTGATGATGGCTCTGCTGATCGCGATCATGGTCGTTGGCCCGATCATCATGTTCTATTCGCTGCTGAATTTTCCTGCCCATCGCCGGGCGAGGCAGCGACTGCGAGAAGAAGACGAATCCCTGAGGCTTTCGCTAACGGCTCAGGGACGATACATCTCGCCTGGTAAGCTTCCAGAGTTACAGCAGGTCTCGCGCGGGACGTTTCTTGTCGAGAGTCGTTCGCCCAAAGAATGGGGACGCATATGGTGGACTGCGGACGATCTCTCTCAGCAACCACCACTCGACTCGATGCGTGAAGTTCCCGTGAACTCTTCCGCCTGGAATTCATCGGAGCTGGAACAGTTTGCTCGGCAGTGCCAGGAAACGCAACTCGATCCCGCCGAGGGAAAGGGCTATCTGGTGGAAGGTAAACCGCAAGAGGTCCTACGCCAATTTCCTGAAACACCGGCCTACTTGCTCGCCAAATGGTTTCCCGAGGAATACCAGATCTACCCGATGGTCGACTAGATCCCGCGGAGTGTGCGAGCGGCGCTGATGCACATGTTTTCGCTCTCTTCCAGCGACTTCGATTCAGCGATCACGCGAATGATTGGCTCGGTGTTGCTGGCTCGAGCGATCAGCCAACGATCTTTCCAGGTAAAGCGAAGACCATCCCCTTCATCCAACTGAGCATCGCCGTATTGATGCTTCAGGCGATCGAAGCCTGCCGGAAGTTCTTCCGGGTTCAGCTCGACCTTGTGCTTGACGATTTCGTAGCGGGGGAGGGCGTCGGCCAGCTTGCTGATCGTCTTCTTCTTTTTGGTCATCAGTTCCAGGATGTTAGCCATCCCGACGAAGCTGTCGCGAATGTAGCCCACCAGCGGATCGATCGGACCACCATTCCCCTCGCCGCCGAAGACGGCATCGCGGAGCATCATTTCCTGGGTCACGTTCGCTTCGCCGACGGCGCTGCGGTAGATCGGGCACTTGAAGTTCGCCGCGATTTCTTCGTTCATGCGGCTGGTCGCGCCATTGATGACGACGGCACCTTTTCGCTGCGAAAGAACATTCTGCAAGCAAAGTGCCACGGTGTACTCTTCACCAATGTAACGACCTGTTTCGTCGATCACCGCCAGGCGGTCGGCATCGGGATCTTGGCAGAAGGCAACATCATATTTCCCTTCGCGAACGTCTTCAGCCACCGTTCGCAAGTTGGCTTCCGTCGGCTCTGGAGAATGAATGAACTCGCCGTTAGGCTCTCCGCCGCGTACTTCGACTTCGCAGCCCAGCTCTTCCAGCAACTTCTTGCCGACGATACTGCCGGAGCCGCCATTCGAGTCGAGCAGGACTTTGTAGCTCTTCTTCTGGATCGGACCGGCCGAGATCGTGGCCAGGACCTTCTTGATATGCTCGTTGACGGTTTCTTCGCAGCGGGTAGTGACGCCGATCTCGTTCCACGGAGCCCAGGTAATGGGCTGGTTGAGATAGGCGGCTTTGACCTGGGCACCCCGTTCGGCCGAGATCACCCGACCATCGGCTCCCATCAGCTTCAATCCGTTGTATTCGGGGGGATTGTGACTGGCAGAAATCTGGATGGCACCGGTGCAGCGGTATTGCCGCGTCAGAACACCCACGGTTGGGGTGGCCGCCACGCCAGCGTCCAGCACGTCACGACCAAGCAGATTGATCGTTCCCTGGATAATTTGACCAATGGCATGGCCACTAGGTCTTCCGTCGCGGGCCAGCAGAATACTCCCGTCGGGAAGCTGCTCGACAAAGGCGGCGACGTAACGGCTGATCGTCTCCGGAGAGAGGCTCAGCCCTAAAATTCCTCGCAATCCGGAAACACTGATGATCGGTTGTTGGGTCATGCCTGAGCGATGGTTCGATTGTGGAGGTTGCTAATGCCAGCGGCGTACGATCACGTCCCACTACTATAAAACAAAAACCGCGCCGTTGGCGTGATCGATTCGATCGGCATTTCATGAAAGTGAAGAATTCCCCCTGGGGCAGTTCGCCCAATTGATGATTGTGAGGGGGTTGCCTTAAAATCGGGTGATTCCGAAAGACTTTGTAATGGGGACAACCTATGAGCGGCAGCGATCTCGATACCAGTGCTCTTCTCGAGCAAGTCAAACAGGCCACCGTCGACGGCAAGATCACCGCTAGCGCGGCCGATAACATCGAAATCTGGTTGACCGAAGCCCGATACGCTCGCTATGCCGACCAGGTCGCCGAGCACATCACCTCGGGCAAGTGGAAAGAGCTGGACGACGCTTTCTGGACGATCATTCCGTTTGGAACCGGCGGTCGCCGCGGCAAAATGTACCCGATCGGCTCGAATGCCATCAACGAACGCACCATCGGCGAAAGTGCCCAGGGCCTGGCCGAATACGTCAAGGCAACAGTCAGCGGCGATCTTTCGTGTGCGATTGCCTACGATACCCGCCATCGCTCGCGTGAATTCGCCGAGCTTTGTGCCCGGATCATGGTGTCGAATGGCTTCACGGTCTATTTCCTGGATGATTATCGCAGCACGCCAGAGCTTTCGTTCCTGGTTCGCTATAAGAAGTGCTCGTGCGGGATCATGGTCACCGCCAGCCACAATCCACCAAGCGACAACGCCGTGAAGGTCTATTGGTCGACCGGTGGTCAGGTGATGCCTCCGCACGACGCAAAGATCATCGACAACGTGATGAGCGTGCAAGAGATTCCGCTAGGTGTCGAGTTCGACGCCGCGGTTTCCGAAAACAAAGTTGTGCTGTGCACGCAAGAGACGGACGACGCTTTCGTCAGTGCCGTTTCGCAGCAGAAGTTCGACGGCCCACGCAATCTGAAGATCCTTTACTCGCCGCTGCATGGTGTGGGGGCTTCGGCCGTTTTGCCGGTGCTGGCCGCAGATAACTTCAAAGACGTTGCCCTCTTCGGCCCCCATGCGGAACAAAGCGGCGACTTCCCGAACGTCCCAGGCCACGTCTCGAATCCCGAGAACCCAGCCGTTTTCGATATCATCATCGATCAGGCCAAGAAGGACGGCTCGGAGCTGATCCTGGCGACTGATCCCGATAGCGATCGCCTCGGCTGTGCCGCTCCTCGTTCGATGGACACCACCGGCGAATGGGGCACCTTCACCGGCAATCAGATCGCCGTTCTGCTGGCCGATCACGTTTTGTCGGAACGCAAGAAGGGTGGCGGTCTGACGGCCGATCACTACGTTGTGAAGACCCTGGTCACCACCGAAATGGTTCGCCGGATTGCCGAAAGCTACGGCGTGCGAACTTGTGGCAACTTGCAGGTCGGCTTCAAGTACATCGGCGGAACGATGGACGAAGAAGGTCCCGACAAATTCCTATTCGGTTGCGAAGAGTCGCATGGCTACCTCGTCGGGCAATACGCTCGCGACAAAGACGCCTCGGTCGCGGCGATGCTGCTGGCCGAATTGGCTGCCAATTGCAAGAAGGAAGGCAAGTCGCTGCACGAGAAGCTCGAGTCGCTGTGGTGGCAACATGGCTACCATGCCGAACGTCTGCTCAACCAGAAGATGCCTGGCAGCGAAGGCATGGCCAACATGCAGAAGCTAATGGGCAAGTTCCGCGCCGAGCCACCAGCTTCGGTGGGTGGCTTGAAACTGGTCCAGGTTCGCGACTATTTGAATGACACGATCACCACCGCCGACGGTCAGACCTCGAAGCTGAACGGACCAAAGGGCAACATGGTGATCCTCGATCTGGAAGACGACAATTACGTCGCTGTGCGTCCTTCCGGAACCGAGCCGAAGGTTAAGTTCTATATGTTCTCGTACGTTCCGGCCGAGCAGCTTTCGCTGATGGATGCTGCCCAGGAAGAGATGGAAGCCCGTCTCGATGCCTTCGAGAACGACCTGAAGGCATTTGCCGAAAGCGTCTAAGGTCGCTGCAAGCACGTTGCCCCTGCCCCATGGGCGGGGGCAATCGATGCACTCCTGTCAGGTTCGCGGTTGTTCGTACTGCCAAAACTGCGGGTTAGGGTTAAAATCCAATGATGGAATCTTGTACACCCTAGCCTCGTTGAGTCATGGCAGAAAATCTGAATCCGGAAGCCGAATCGACCCCGCCAGAATCATCGGACAGCCAAGGTCGGCCTGCCGAGCATGTCGCCTTCACGCTGACTGCGGACAAGGTCCGTAAATTTCCGACCACTTCAGGCGTCTACATCTTTAAGGATGATAAGGGACGCGTCATCTATGTCGGCAAAGCGAAGAACCTCCGATCGCGGGCCGGTTCTTATTTTCTGGCTGAAGCGGCCATCGATCAGCGAACCGGCTATTGGGTGAACGAGATCGCCGACGCTGACTTTCTGGAAACCGAGAGCGAAGTCGACGCCCTGCTGGCGGAATCGCGGCTGATCAAAGATGTCCAGCCGAAGTACAACAAAGAGCAAAAAGACGACAAGACATTTCCGTACTTAATGATCACCCAGCGCGAGGACTTCCCCCGCGTCGAGTTCACGCGCGAACCGCAGGACAAGAACGCCAAGCTCTACGGACCGTTCACTAGTGCTAGCGCCTTGCGTGGGGCCATCCAGGTCTTGCAGCGGATTTTCAAGTTCCGAACCTGTGATCTCGATATCGACGAGAACGACGAACGCTGGAAATGGTTCCGGCCCTGTTTGCTGGCGAGCATCGATCAATGCACGGCTCCCTGCAATCTGCGGATCAGCAAAGAGGAATATCGCAAAGACATTCGCCGGTTGCAGATGTTTCTGGAAGGGAATCGGTCTCGCCTGACCAAGCAGCTTCAAGACGAAATGATGGAGGCTTCCAAGAACCTCGAATTCGAGAAAGCCGCCAAGCTGCGTGACGAGATCAGCATGATCGAACGCCTCGACGAACGAGGCGAACTGGAAACTCACGCTCAGCCAGAAGTCTTCTACGTCGATCCGAAGAAGGGGCTCGCCGGTTTACGAAAAGTGTTGGGGATGTCGATCACGCCGCGGACGATCGAAGGGGTCGACATCGCTCATTTGGGCGGCAGCGATACGGTCGCCAGCCTCGTGCAGTTTCTGGATGGGTTGCCATTCAAGCCTGGCTACCGGCGTTTCAAGATTCGTGGGGTGGATGGCGTCGACGACTTCCGCAGCATTCA
The window above is part of the Bremerella sp. JC817 genome. Proteins encoded here:
- the glmM gene encoding phosphoglucosamine mutase, whose product is MTQQPIISVSGLRGILGLSLSPETISRYVAAFVEQLPDGSILLARDGRPSGHAIGQIIQGTINLLGRDVLDAGVAATPTVGVLTRQYRCTGAIQISASHNPPEYNGLKLMGADGRVISAERGAQVKAAYLNQPITWAPWNEIGVTTRCEETVNEHIKKVLATISAGPIQKKSYKVLLDSNGGSGSIVGKKLLEELGCEVEVRGGEPNGEFIHSPEPTEANLRTVAEDVREGKYDVAFCQDPDADRLAVIDETGRYIGEEYTVALCLQNVLSQRKGAVVINGATSRMNEEIAANFKCPIYRSAVGEANVTQEMMLRDAVFGGEGNGGPIDPLVGYIRDSFVGMANILELMTKKKKTISKLADALPRYEIVKHKVELNPEELPAGFDRLKHQYGDAQLDEGDGLRFTWKDRWLIARASNTEPIIRVIAESKSLEESENMCISAARTLRGI
- a CDS encoding phospho-sugar mutase; translation: MSGSDLDTSALLEQVKQATVDGKITASAADNIEIWLTEARYARYADQVAEHITSGKWKELDDAFWTIIPFGTGGRRGKMYPIGSNAINERTIGESAQGLAEYVKATVSGDLSCAIAYDTRHRSREFAELCARIMVSNGFTVYFLDDYRSTPELSFLVRYKKCSCGIMVTASHNPPSDNAVKVYWSTGGQVMPPHDAKIIDNVMSVQEIPLGVEFDAAVSENKVVLCTQETDDAFVSAVSQQKFDGPRNLKILYSPLHGVGASAVLPVLAADNFKDVALFGPHAEQSGDFPNVPGHVSNPENPAVFDIIIDQAKKDGSELILATDPDSDRLGCAAPRSMDTTGEWGTFTGNQIAVLLADHVLSERKKGGGLTADHYVVKTLVTTEMVRRIAESYGVRTCGNLQVGFKYIGGTMDEEGPDKFLFGCEESHGYLVGQYARDKDASVAAMLLAELAANCKKEGKSLHEKLESLWWQHGYHAERLLNQKMPGSEGMANMQKLMGKFRAEPPASVGGLKLVQVRDYLNDTITTADGQTSKLNGPKGNMVILDLEDDNYVAVRPSGTEPKVKFYMFSYVPAEQLSLMDAAQEEMEARLDAFENDLKAFAESV
- a CDS encoding excinuclease ABC subunit UvrC, with translation MAENLNPEAESTPPESSDSQGRPAEHVAFTLTADKVRKFPTTSGVYIFKDDKGRVIYVGKAKNLRSRAGSYFLAEAAIDQRTGYWVNEIADADFLETESEVDALLAESRLIKDVQPKYNKEQKDDKTFPYLMITQREDFPRVEFTREPQDKNAKLYGPFTSASALRGAIQVLQRIFKFRTCDLDIDENDERWKWFRPCLLASIDQCTAPCNLRISKEEYRKDIRRLQMFLEGNRSRLTKQLQDEMMEASKNLEFEKAAKLRDEISMIERLDERGELETHAQPEVFYVDPKKGLAGLRKVLGMSITPRTIEGVDIAHLGGSDTVASLVQFLDGLPFKPGYRRFKIRGVDGVDDFRSIHEVVARRFKRLNETSEVFPDILLIDGGKGQLNAAMAAFRDLRIEPPTVISLAKREEEVYRPGESEPIRLSRHSFALRLLQYVRDESHRFAQHYHHLLREKRTFGK